A single region of the Plantactinospora soyae genome encodes:
- a CDS encoding SSI family serine proteinase inhibitor, whose product MRRLAAVLGALVVGIAAPTVSAGSALADGPVQASGSVSATPSVTSLHVVIGPPQGPGPSKRTEPVVVLLRCDAPGNEHPYAAEACAEVEAVKGDIDAIPAGNAGCAGVWQPVRISVSGVVANELVQWSDEVSNEGCAVNSHGHVFRLPLDAPPRDID is encoded by the coding sequence ATGAGAAGGCTCGCCGCCGTCCTTGGCGCGCTCGTCGTGGGGATCGCCGCACCGACGGTGTCCGCCGGGTCCGCGCTGGCCGACGGACCTGTGCAGGCGTCCGGATCCGTGTCGGCGACACCGTCGGTCACCTCGCTGCACGTCGTGATCGGCCCACCCCAGGGACCTGGCCCCAGCAAACGGACCGAGCCGGTCGTCGTGCTGTTGCGCTGCGACGCGCCCGGCAACGAGCACCCGTACGCCGCCGAGGCATGCGCCGAGGTCGAGGCGGTCAAGGGCGACATCGACGCCATCCCGGCCGGCAACGCCGGGTGCGCGGGCGTGTGGCAGCCGGTCCGGATCAGCGTGAGCGGAGTCGTCGCCAACGAATTGGTGCAGTGGTCGGACGAGGTCTCGAACGAGGGCTGCGCGGTCAACTCGCACGGACACGTCTTCCGGCTGCCACTCGACGCCCCGCCCCGGGACATCGACTGA
- a CDS encoding MFS transporter: MRAARAWLSDTAGGLPGTFWYLWTGLLINRIGAFAMLFLPLYLADERQVGAALAGLVVGAYGIGGVAGVLLGGVLADGWGRRRTLLGSHLAASVLMAGMAVTTNLPAIALLAGLVGVAHSMSGPAFVAAIVDVVPAGRRSRAFNLHFWAFNLGMAGASALAGLLAEASYVALFLIDAAATLATAVIIAWKVPETLAPATVRTTPAVRTGLRTPLTDRTFLAFAGLTFVLAVLTTQTSTVMPLAMRADGLSSSAYGLVVALGGALIVAGQLFVPRLIDGRRKHRVLAWATGLTALGYGSLALADQLPGYLLAALVWTIGSMLAAPPNAEINAELAPAALRGRYQAVFYLTFPAAAFVAPTIGGVSLQYLGDWHWLVVGGVGLLAVAGHLVTGPRRERRVALLATTAVPVAAGQAA, translated from the coding sequence GTGCGGGCGGCAAGGGCGTGGCTGAGCGACACCGCCGGCGGGCTACCTGGGACCTTCTGGTACCTCTGGACGGGTCTGCTGATCAACCGGATCGGCGCCTTCGCCATGCTGTTCCTGCCGCTCTACCTCGCCGACGAACGTCAGGTCGGTGCCGCGCTCGCCGGCCTGGTCGTCGGGGCGTACGGGATCGGTGGCGTGGCCGGGGTGCTGCTCGGCGGGGTGCTCGCCGACGGGTGGGGCCGGCGGCGGACCCTCCTCGGCTCGCATCTGGCCGCGTCGGTGCTGATGGCCGGGATGGCGGTCACCACGAACCTGCCCGCCATCGCCCTGCTCGCCGGACTCGTCGGTGTCGCCCACTCGATGTCGGGGCCGGCGTTCGTCGCCGCGATCGTCGACGTGGTGCCGGCGGGCCGTCGGTCCCGCGCGTTCAACCTGCACTTCTGGGCCTTCAACCTCGGCATGGCCGGCGCCTCGGCCCTCGCCGGACTCCTCGCCGAGGCGAGTTATGTGGCGCTGTTCCTGATCGACGCGGCGGCCACCCTCGCCACCGCCGTCATCATCGCCTGGAAGGTGCCGGAAACCCTGGCTCCGGCCACGGTCCGGACCACCCCGGCCGTCCGGACCGGGCTGCGGACCCCGCTCACCGACCGCACCTTCCTGGCCTTCGCCGGGCTGACCTTCGTACTCGCCGTGCTGACCACGCAGACCTCGACGGTGATGCCGCTGGCGATGCGCGCCGACGGCCTGAGCTCCTCGGCGTACGGCCTGGTCGTGGCGCTGGGCGGCGCGCTCATCGTGGCCGGTCAGCTCTTCGTGCCCCGGCTGATCGACGGTCGCCGCAAACACCGGGTGCTGGCCTGGGCCACCGGGCTGACCGCACTCGGGTACGGCAGCCTGGCGCTGGCGGACCAACTTCCGGGGTACCTGCTGGCGGCGCTGGTCTGGACGATCGGCTCGATGCTCGCCGCACCGCCGAACGCGGAGATCAACGCCGAACTGGCCCCGGCTGCCCTGCGTGGTCGATACCAGGCGGTCTTCTACCTGACCTTCCCGGCGGCGGCGTTCGTCGCCCCGACGATCGGCGGGGTGAGCCTCCAGTACCTCGGCGACTGGCACTGGCTGGTGGTCGGCGGGGTCGGCCTCCTCGCGGTCGCCGGCCACCTCGTCACGGGACCACGCCGGGAGCGTCGGGTCGCCCTGCTGGCCACGACCGCCGTTCCGGTCGCCGCCGGGCAGGCCGCCTGA